From one Trifolium pratense cultivar HEN17-A07 linkage group LG1, ARS_RC_1.1, whole genome shotgun sequence genomic stretch:
- the LOC123890272 gene encoding replication factor A protein 1-like, whose protein sequence is MALTVDNRNMFSNIDEINSDRATWNFQAKVIRLWQVNDFNRVNVPFSIEMVLMDSDGAKIHATIKKTLIYKFKHELIEGKVYSFENLGVAANTGAYRTTHHPYKLNFQFGSLVQRLSNCDILKSPFTFVPIADILGGCYDTDFLLDVIGFLTEIGQEREITNQNGSTTKLNVIALEADGYDVTLGFTFINCLGNVHKLQCTLFGPYVDELNAFVGAGDLTNAVVIVQLAKAKIFQDKIHIQNCMNSSVLIFNPTCDESVALRASLNGSDENPSPLTFTQVSTESSVQPLDEFLHITPRITLQGLKDATTESSHVVAATVKRTLNPNSYWYTSCLCGKAVVPDSKMWYCEKCNRHVSKVVPRFCVKVRVMDDTDSAIFVIFDKEASSIFNMSCADMVRNGENDVGERIVPPQIDETLIDQTWLFKVEAKPFQNPRFEQSFRVRKICTDEGIIKQFKDKWDNEDAVYLKNTNEGGSLSTLLEKGKDDYVVGSSNVLSEEFENFSGDSDKAKGLIVERSTVDVSQDLMMKFSSAVVNLGDDFDNIPLCIKPNTSSKVKHISSAAVVNPNTVVDGVKPIQPDDNAKPINSAGSVNRINSAGAAKSQQSAAVVDDFSQTASASVRPSGQRKKIVPKRVSPQHEDRDVEDENAPIKLLKRAVKIEKI, encoded by the exons ATGGCTTTGACTGTTGATAATCGTAATATGTTTTCAAACATTGATGAAATCAACTCTGATAGGGCAACTTGGAATTTTCAGGCTAAGGTCATAAGACTTTGGCAAGTGAATGATTTTAATCGAGTTAATGTTCCTTTTTCTATTGAAATGGTGTTAATGGATTCAGATGGTGCTAAGATTCATGCCACTATTAAAAAAACTCTGATTTACAAATTTAAACATGAGTTAATCGAGGGAAAAgtttattcttttgaaaatctTGGTGTGGCAGCTAATACTGGAGCTTATAGGACAACACATCATCCCTACAAACTGAACTTTCAGTTTGGCTCATTGGTTCAGAGGCTGTCCAACTGTGATATTTTGAAGTCTCCATTTACCTTTGTTCCGATTGCTGATATTTTGGGGGGTTGTTATGACACTGATTTTTTACTTG ATGTTATTGGTTTCTTGACTGAGATTGGGCAAGAACGTGAGATCACTAATCAGAATGGTAGTACAACAAAGCTGAATGTCATTGCATTGGAAGCTGATGGGTATGATGTTACCTTAGGATTCACTTTCATAAACTGTTTAGGCAATGT GCATAAGCTTCAATGTACACTTTTTGGTCCATatgttgatgaacttaatgccTTTGTTGGAGCTGGTGATCTAACCAATGCTGTGGTTATTGTTCAGCTTGCTAAGGCTAAGATCTTCCAAG ACAAGATACATATCCAGAATTGCATGAATTCTTCTGTTTTGATATTTAACCCAACTTGTGACGAAAGTGTAGCCTTAAGGGCAAG TCTCAATGGTTCTGATGAGAATCCGTCTCCATTGACCTTTACTCAAGTTAGCACAGAGTCAAGTGTTCAACCACTTGATGAGTTTCTGCACATTACTCCAAGGATTACCTTGCAAGGTCTCAAGGATGCTACAACT GAATCATCACATGTTGTGGCTGCAACTGTTAAGAGGACTTTAAATCCCAATAGTTATTGGTATACATCATGTTTGTGCGGCAAGGCTGTTGTGCCGGATTCAAAGATGTGGTATTGTGAAAAGTGTAACAGGCATGTTTCAAAGGTTGTTCCTAG GTTTTGTGTCAAAGTCAGAGTCATGGATGATACTGATTCTGCCATTTTTGTGATCTTTGACAAGGAAGCAAGTTCCATATTCAATATGTCTTGTGCTGATATGGTTCGAAATGGAGAAAAT GATGTTGGTGAAAGAATTGTTCCACCTCAAATTGATGAGACACTGATTGATCAAACTTGGCTTTTTAAAGTTGAAGCTAAACCTTTTCAAAATCCTAGGTTTGAGCAATCTTTCCGTGTAAGAAAGATTTGTACCGATGAGGGTATAATTAAGCAATTTAAGGACAAGTGGGATAATGAGGATGCTGTGTATCTTAAAAATACAAAT GAGGGTGGATCTTTGAGTACTTTGCTGGAAAAGGGGAAAGATGATTATGTAGTTGGGTCGTCAAACGTCCTTTCTGAG GAGTTTGAAAACTTTAGTGGAGATTCTGACAAGGCAAAAGGTTTGATTGTTGAGCGGTCAACTGTTGACGTATCACAAGATTTGATGATGAAATTTTCATCAGCTGTTGTTAATCTTGGCGATGATTTTGATAATATTCCTCTTTGTATTAAGCCAAATACATCCTCTAAGGTGAAACATATTTCATCTGCTGCTGTTGTCAACCCGAATACCGTTGTTGATGGTGTGAAGCCAATTCAACCTGATGATAATGCAAAGCCAATCAACTCTGCTGGATCTGTGAATCGAATCAACTCTGCTGGAGCTGCGAAGTCTCAACAATCTGCTgctgttgttgatgattttagCCAGACAGCTTCAGCCTCTGTTAGGCCATCTGGACAGCGAAAGAAAATTGTTCCTAAGAGAGTGTCCCCTCAACATGAAGATCGAGATGTTGAAGATGAAAATGCTCCTATCAAGTTGTTGAAAAGGGCGGTCAAGATTGAGAAGATTTAA